In Nocardioides sp. W7, the genomic stretch GCCCTGTCGTCCGACCCCGCACTGACCCCGGACTCCGGCGGGTGCCCCAAGCGGATGACCTTCGGGCCCTGCGGCGGGGTGCGCGACGATGCGTCGTGCGAGCTCGACGCACGTCCCTGCCCCTTCGCCCGGGAGCGGGCGCAGATCGTGCGTTGGCCGGAGGCGGGGTCCGGCTCGCCGCGCCCGGCCAGCCGGCTGCTGGACGCCGTGGACCGTGGACCGGTCGTGCTGACCGACCTGACGATCCCGGCGTACGACGTCGCCGGGCTCACCACGGTCGTCCGGACCCTGGGCGACTCGTGCGACGCGGTGCTGGTCGGGGAGCACCAGAACCGCCCGGACTTCCCGCCGACCCTGATGGCCACGCTCGTCGCGCAGGCGGGCGGGGTGCCCTGGGTGACGCTGGCCTGCCGCGACCGCAACCGCCTGGTGCTCGAGCAGGAGTTGGCGGGGCTCGCGGTGGCCGGCGTCGACGGGGTCCTGTGCGTGACGGGCGACGGGCGGGCGCAGGGGGTGCGACCGGGGGTGACCCAGGTCTTCGACCTCGACGGCACCCAGCTCGCCGCCCTCGCGAGCAGCCAGGGCCATGCGGTCGCCGTCCCGGAGGCG encodes the following:
- a CDS encoding methylenetetrahydrofolate reductase, which translates into the protein MTFGPCGGVRDDASCELDARPCPFARERAQIVRWPEAGSGSPRPASRLLDAVDRGPVVLTDLTIPAYDVAGLTTVVRTLGDSCDAVLVGEHQNRPDFPPTLMATLVAQAGGVPWVTLACRDRNRLVLEQELAGLAVAGVDGVLCVTGDGRAQGVRPGVTQVFDLDGTQLAALASSQGHAVAVPEAPAAVPRDLRPARLVEKERAGARLAVLNHVATAAEVASFVSAARSLGLSIPVIAAVAVYTDERSAKVLQNFPGLHVDTEQVAAVLASTDVRAAGIEAALQEARSLLAVAGVAGVNLSGLASGEGELAGARVKAEIGARIREGR